In Mycolicibacterium alvei, a single window of DNA contains:
- a CDS encoding MMPL/RND family transporter, translating to MRRLADFVVRWPWAVIGIWAALLVALPLACPSLSDMAQKHPLAILPSDAPSSVTAQQMTEAFHESGNNNLLLVALIDENGLGSSDETTYRKLVDALRDDVADVESVQDFVGTPQLRQFLTSKDKTTWVLPVGLVGELGTPRAMDSFNRVSEVVKLSTAGSPLAIHLTGPAATAADLTVAGENDRLPIEIAIAVLVLAVLLLVYRNPVTMLLPLVTIGSSLLIAQSLVAGFSALTGTGVSNQSVVFLSAIMAGAGTDYAVFLISRYHDYLRLNNDFDQAVRAAMMSIGKVISASAATVGLTFLLLSFTKMGVFRTVGVSAAIGIGVAYLAGLTLLPAILVLAGPRGWVKPRRELTARFWRRSGIRIVRRPVPHLVASILVLALLAGAAIFAQYNYDDRKVVAASAPSSIGYAAVERHFPIAQSIPEYILVQSPHDLRTPRGMADLEQMASRVAQLPDVGLVSGISRPLGEVPPEFRATFQAGIVGTRLADGSQQIDQRSGDLNRLAAGANTLAGSLADVRTQINQIAPSLQGLVDTFSSVRTEYGGDKLVRDVGTAAKLVQSINALSNAMGYNLSAVKNMFAWIDPVLAALQNNAVCDANPSCAETRIQFQRLVDANQDGSLDQINDLAHQLNGAGDDKQSLNATVTKLNAALASVNKAVKAMGLNKPGGPQSGLKDLQHGANRLAGGSQEVAGGVEELVKQIKVISAGLNQASSFLLTMRNDAADPAQAGFNIPPEVLNMPEFKKASAAYVSPDGRSVRYLVQTKLNPFSSEAMDQVNQIQDVARGAQPNTTLADASISMGGFPAALRDTRDYYQQDIRFIMTATLIVVLLILMLLLRSVVAPLYLVGSVLISYFAALGISVLVFQTLLGQQLHWSVPPLAFVVLIAVGADYNMLLVSRMRDESPHSTRFGVIRTLSSTGGVITAAGLIFAASVAGLMFSSIGIVVQGGFVIGVGILLDTFVVRTITVPAIAALIGKANWWPSRIGDQKSRHTPATST from the coding sequence ATGCGACGGTTAGCCGATTTCGTGGTGCGGTGGCCCTGGGCCGTCATCGGGATCTGGGCGGCGCTGCTCGTCGCCCTGCCGTTGGCCTGCCCATCGTTGAGCGACATGGCCCAGAAGCATCCGCTCGCCATCCTGCCCAGTGATGCACCGTCGAGTGTCACCGCCCAGCAGATGACCGAGGCGTTCCATGAATCGGGCAACAACAACCTGTTGTTGGTCGCGCTGATCGACGAGAACGGGTTGGGCTCCTCGGACGAGACGACCTACCGCAAGCTGGTGGACGCGCTGCGCGATGACGTGGCAGATGTCGAGAGCGTGCAGGATTTCGTCGGCACACCCCAGCTTCGGCAGTTCCTGACCAGCAAGGACAAGACCACCTGGGTGTTGCCGGTGGGCCTGGTGGGTGAGCTGGGCACACCGCGGGCGATGGACTCGTTCAACCGGGTTTCCGAGGTCGTCAAACTCAGCACGGCCGGCAGCCCGTTGGCAATCCACCTCACCGGTCCCGCGGCCACCGCCGCCGACCTCACCGTCGCGGGAGAGAACGATCGGCTCCCGATCGAGATCGCGATCGCGGTATTGGTCCTGGCGGTGCTATTGCTGGTCTACCGAAACCCGGTCACCATGCTGCTGCCATTGGTGACGATCGGATCGTCCCTGCTCATCGCTCAGTCGCTGGTGGCAGGCTTCTCCGCGCTGACGGGTACCGGCGTGTCGAATCAGTCCGTCGTATTTCTGAGCGCGATCATGGCGGGCGCCGGCACGGACTACGCGGTGTTTCTGATCAGCCGCTATCACGATTATTTGCGGCTGAACAATGACTTCGACCAGGCCGTGCGGGCGGCGATGATGTCGATCGGAAAGGTGATCTCCGCCTCGGCGGCGACCGTGGGTCTCACCTTTCTGCTGCTGAGCTTCACGAAAATGGGCGTGTTCAGAACGGTCGGGGTGTCAGCGGCGATCGGTATCGGCGTGGCGTATCTGGCCGGACTGACGTTGCTGCCGGCCATCCTGGTCCTGGCAGGGCCCCGCGGTTGGGTCAAGCCGCGGCGCGAGCTGACCGCCCGGTTCTGGCGGCGTTCGGGAATTCGCATCGTTCGCCGGCCGGTTCCTCACCTCGTTGCCAGCATCCTGGTGTTGGCTCTGCTGGCCGGTGCCGCGATCTTTGCCCAATACAACTATGACGATCGCAAGGTGGTGGCGGCGTCGGCGCCGAGTTCGATCGGGTACGCCGCGGTGGAACGCCATTTCCCCATCGCCCAGTCGATTCCCGAATACATCCTCGTCCAGTCGCCGCACGACCTGCGCACGCCGCGGGGAATGGCGGACCTGGAGCAGATGGCTTCGCGCGTCGCGCAGCTGCCCGACGTCGGTCTGGTCAGTGGTATCTCCCGTCCCCTGGGCGAGGTGCCCCCGGAATTTCGGGCCACCTTCCAGGCCGGCATCGTCGGTACCCGGCTGGCCGACGGTTCCCAGCAGATCGATCAGCGCTCGGGCGACCTCAACCGGCTGGCGGCCGGGGCCAACACGCTGGCCGGCAGCCTCGCCGATGTGCGCACCCAGATCAACCAGATCGCACCCAGCCTGCAGGGTCTGGTGGACACGTTCTCCTCGGTGCGCACCGAATACGGAGGCGACAAGCTGGTGAGGGATGTCGGAACCGCGGCCAAGCTCGTGCAGAGCATCAATGCGCTCTCCAACGCCATGGGGTACAACCTGTCGGCCGTCAAGAACATGTTCGCCTGGATCGATCCGGTACTGGCCGCGCTGCAGAACAACGCCGTCTGCGATGCCAACCCCTCCTGCGCCGAGACCCGCATCCAGTTTCAGCGGTTGGTCGACGCAAACCAGGACGGCAGCCTCGACCAGATCAACGATCTCGCTCACCAGCTGAACGGCGCAGGTGACGACAAGCAATCCCTCAACGCCACGGTCACCAAGCTGAACGCCGCGCTGGCCAGCGTCAACAAGGCGGTCAAGGCCATGGGGCTGAACAAGCCCGGCGGTCCGCAGTCGGGTTTGAAGGATCTGCAGCACGGCGCCAACCGCCTGGCCGGCGGGAGCCAGGAAGTCGCAGGCGGTGTGGAGGAACTCGTCAAGCAGATCAAGGTGATCTCTGCCGGGCTGAACCAGGCCTCGTCGTTTCTGCTGACGATGCGCAACGACGCCGCGGATCCGGCACAGGCGGGGTTCAACATTCCGCCTGAGGTGTTGAACATGCCGGAGTTCAAGAAGGCCTCGGCGGCGTACGTCTCACCCGACGGCCGGTCGGTGCGGTATCTGGTTCAGACCAAGCTCAACCCGTTCAGCTCCGAGGCGATGGATCAGGTCAATCAGATCCAGGACGTCGCCCGGGGCGCCCAGCCGAACACCACGCTGGCCGATGCGTCGATATCGATGGGCGGTTTCCCGGCCGCACTGCGGGATACCCGTGACTACTACCAGCAGGACATCCGGTTCATCATGACCGCGACCCTGATCGTGGTTCTGCTGATCCTGATGTTGCTGTTGCGTTCGGTCGTCGCACCGCTGTACCTCGTCGGGTCGGTGCTGATCTCGTACTTCGCCGCACTGGGTATCAGTGTCCTGGTGTTCCAGACCCTTCTCGGCCAGCAGTTGCATTGGAGCGTGCCTCCGCTGGCCTTCGTGGTGCTGATCGCGGTGGGTGCCGACTACAACATGCTCCTGGTGTCGCGAATGCGGGACGAGTCTCCGCACAGCACGCGGTTCGGCGTGATCCGCACCCTGAGTTCGACCGGAGGCGTGATCACCGCAGCGGGTCTGATCTTCGCCGCCTCGGTGGCCGGTCTGATGTTCTCGTCCATCGGCATCGTGGTGCAGGGCGGCTTCGTGATCGGTGTGGGCATCTTGCTGGACACCTTCGTGGTGCGCACCATCACGGTGCCCGCCATCGCTGCGCTCATCGGCAAGGCCAACTGGTGGCCGTCACGTATAGGCGATCAGAAATCGCGACACACACCGGCAACGAGCACGTGA
- the pe gene encoding acyltransferase PE gives MKKLLAGLTVLVTAGVTGCFGVGSAAADDTQPRGPSSGATPPPVPADPGTAYALGGAHVLGIPYDEYIRMTGEQWFPGMKRMKVDYPAGQVQGHTLERFFPGIGAFGEQIYPGIGLDGPSIGESVDEGEGNLDAAIRNGGKGTAMGLSEGALVLNAVKSRLANDPTAPPPDQLTFATFGDPIARHPFGASFLTQNFPVGSVVPFMDYRMPAPVESQYHTDQFVSAYDSIADWPDRPDNWMSVINAIAGLATGHTAIAFTNPSNVPPQNIRTTVNSKGATTTTYLVPEEHLPLVLPFKYLGYDQHTLNELDRVLLPMVDAGYSRNDDPATAPVTVDPVHGFDPAEVTAPANEATFGGGTDPMSELANAALSVLNPQGAG, from the coding sequence ATGAAGAAGCTCCTTGCAGGGCTGACGGTGCTGGTAACTGCCGGTGTCACAGGCTGTTTCGGTGTCGGGTCGGCAGCCGCCGATGATACACAGCCTCGCGGACCCTCGAGCGGCGCGACGCCACCTCCGGTGCCGGCGGACCCCGGAACGGCGTACGCGCTGGGGGGTGCCCACGTCCTCGGGATTCCCTATGACGAGTACATCCGGATGACGGGCGAGCAGTGGTTCCCCGGCATGAAGCGGATGAAGGTCGACTACCCGGCAGGTCAAGTTCAGGGTCACACCCTGGAACGTTTCTTCCCCGGCATCGGTGCTTTCGGAGAGCAGATCTATCCCGGTATCGGTCTGGACGGGCCCAGCATCGGTGAGTCTGTCGACGAGGGCGAAGGTAACCTCGATGCCGCCATCCGCAATGGCGGCAAGGGAACCGCGATGGGGCTGTCTGAGGGAGCGCTCGTGCTCAACGCCGTGAAGTCGCGACTGGCCAACGATCCGACGGCCCCGCCGCCGGATCAACTGACATTCGCGACGTTCGGCGACCCGATCGCCAGACATCCGTTCGGGGCGAGCTTCTTGACCCAGAACTTTCCCGTCGGCAGCGTCGTACCGTTCATGGATTACCGCATGCCGGCTCCCGTGGAAAGCCAGTACCACACCGACCAGTTCGTCTCGGCCTACGACAGCATCGCCGACTGGCCGGACCGGCCCGACAACTGGATGAGCGTCATCAACGCGATCGCCGGTTTGGCCACCGGTCACACCGCGATTGCCTTCACCAATCCGAGTAATGTTCCGCCGCAGAACATCCGGACGACGGTCAACTCCAAGGGCGCGACGACGACGACGTATCTGGTTCCGGAGGAGCATCTGCCCCTGGTGTTGCCGTTCAAGTACCTCGGATACGACCAGCACACGCTCAACGAGCTGGATCGTGTGCTGCTGCCGATGGTGGATGCGGGCTATTCGCGCAACGACGATCCGGCGACCGCTCCGGTCACGGTGGACCCGGTGCACGGCTTCGATCCGGCAGAGGTCACGGCGCCGGCCAACGAGGCGACATTCGGCGGCGGCACCGATCCGATGTCGGAGCTGGCCAACGCCGCGCTGTCTGTGCTGAACCCGCAGGGCGCGGGCTGA
- a CDS encoding condensation domain-containing protein: MRIGKITVGALDEWALSPGSVTSWHPTAAAQETAKSAPVSSVPVSYMQSQHLRNYSRRKAAGLNFSRQIIASCEVAGQCDISAMDHAVNTYLRRHDTFRSWFEEGDDGQFVRHAMENPADIEFVPVDQGSLTVEEIHAHVVSIPNPLEWGCFTFGIIQNEDHFTFFAAMDHVHGDATLIGTTMMEANGMYSAMSGSGQALTLPDAGSFDDFCIREREYTSTLTLESPGVRAWIDFAENNRDGFPEFPLPLGNPNKSASSAWSSEVLMDPAQTERFDGACAAAGARFVGGLFACLGLVEHEFTGALTYYGLTPRDSRTAGDNFMTQGWFTGLIPITVPVAAASFNDAAWAAQASFDSGLDMARVPYYRVLELAPWLNWPQPNFPVSNFLHGGAAPLNAILAAGDMGLANNIGMYPDNRFSYQLTIYIFRYGEGTVMAIMHPDNPVAKKSVTRYLGAMKSVSSRVADSGHWGRVA; the protein is encoded by the coding sequence TTGCGGATCGGTAAGATAACTGTTGGCGCACTTGATGAATGGGCGCTGAGTCCTGGCTCGGTGACCTCTTGGCACCCGACGGCCGCGGCTCAGGAAACGGCGAAAAGCGCGCCGGTGAGCTCGGTGCCGGTTAGCTACATGCAGAGCCAACATCTGCGTAATTACAGCCGGCGTAAAGCGGCGGGACTGAACTTCTCGCGACAGATCATCGCTAGCTGTGAGGTTGCTGGGCAATGTGATATCTCGGCCATGGATCACGCCGTGAATACCTACCTGCGCAGGCACGACACATTCCGGAGCTGGTTCGAAGAAGGTGATGACGGCCAATTCGTCAGGCATGCAATGGAAAACCCGGCCGATATTGAATTCGTACCGGTCGACCAGGGCAGTCTGACCGTTGAAGAAATTCACGCTCACGTCGTGTCGATACCAAATCCCCTTGAATGGGGCTGCTTTACGTTCGGCATCATCCAGAACGAAGACCATTTTACTTTTTTCGCTGCCATGGACCACGTCCACGGGGATGCGACATTGATCGGCACCACAATGATGGAAGCCAACGGAATGTATTCCGCGATGAGTGGCAGTGGACAGGCCCTCACACTTCCTGATGCCGGCAGCTTCGACGATTTCTGCATCCGCGAACGCGAGTACACATCGACGTTGACCTTGGAATCGCCGGGAGTGCGCGCCTGGATCGACTTCGCCGAGAACAACCGAGACGGTTTCCCGGAATTTCCTCTGCCACTGGGGAATCCGAATAAGTCGGCCAGCAGTGCCTGGTCCTCTGAGGTCCTGATGGATCCGGCGCAGACGGAACGTTTCGACGGTGCATGCGCGGCGGCCGGTGCCCGTTTCGTCGGTGGGTTGTTTGCATGTCTGGGCCTGGTGGAGCACGAATTCACCGGTGCACTCACGTATTATGGCCTCACGCCGAGGGATTCGCGCACGGCAGGTGACAATTTCATGACCCAGGGTTGGTTCACCGGACTGATACCGATCACCGTTCCGGTGGCGGCAGCATCCTTCAACGATGCGGCATGGGCAGCGCAGGCGTCCTTTGATTCGGGCCTGGACATGGCGAGAGTTCCGTATTACCGCGTGTTGGAGTTGGCGCCATGGTTGAACTGGCCGCAGCCCAACTTTCCGGTATCGAACTTTCTGCACGGTGGAGCGGCGCCCCTCAACGCCATCCTCGCGGCGGGCGACATGGGGTTGGCGAACAACATCGGCATGTATCCGGACAACCGCTTCTCGTACCAATTGACGATTTACATCTTCCGGTACGGGGAGGGCACGGTCATGGCGATCATGCATCCCGACAACCCGGTCGCCAAGAAGTCGGTCACCCGCTACCTGGGGGCGATGAAATCGGTGTCATCACGAGTTGCTGACAGCGGTCATTGGGGCCGGGTCGCGTAG